Within Odontesthes bonariensis isolate fOdoBon6 chromosome 16, fOdoBon6.hap1, whole genome shotgun sequence, the genomic segment CTGTTTTTCGTCTTCTGTGTGCTTGCCCGAGTCAGCCCTTCACTTTAGTGGGGTTTTTGTGTCTATTCCAACCAGACTTCTCCTCTTTGAAGCCTGGAGAAATCGCCTGTACACTCAGCTGAGATTAGGCCTCAGCTAGTTCTCTTTCCAGTAGACTGCATGCCTTGTGTCATATTTTCATGTTGCAACTTGGTGCACAAGCCTAAAGCGGGTAGCAAACAGGCAAGTAGGGAAGTGAAAGTGCATGGattctcctctgctcctgtctgttGTGTGCGATGATAACATCAAGGTCCTGTTGGATCAGTGAACTCCACTTCTACTTCTATTCGGACTCTTCATGTGATACGGTTAAATACAACCACAAAAATCCAATCTTTTGTTGATTCAACAAGTGAGAAGAAGTAGGTAGAACTTATTTTTATGCCACCAAGGCGGGAGCAGAGTTGGGAGGACGTGATGTTTGGCTCTCTTGTTTGCGAGATTACAGAAAACCCTCAGAGCCAAGTTGTGGAGCATTTTGGTAGGGATGAAGATAGTTTTTGTTAAAATGAACTAAATGAATACTACTGTTTCTGTTTTTCCAGTTCATGAAATAAAGACTTTAACAGTACTTAtcaatttccctttttttttttttttttttttttgttctgcctAAGCTCAAAAAAATCATCAGCAAGAGTAAAAGTAAACAAGCCAAGGAGACTGCAGAGGTGGGTTTCACATTCCCTTAAAACACACAATTTTTCAGTCTTTATGACCATGAAAGTTCTGCCCCCCTAACTTTAAATCTTAACAGTATCTGTTCCTGCGCTGCATTTTGACTATGATTACAGATGGAGGAGGGAAAGGGCGTGAACACATCACTAGAGGCTTACTTCTTTGGGAAGAAAGGGGACGACAAATTGCAGTACAAGGAGTTCCGCAGGTAAAGATGCTGCCTGCGTTAAACTGACGCGCTGTTCTATGATGCATCGCTTTGTGGCTGAAAGTAGTTTTCTGAACAGCAGCGTTGACGTTCAGAGCACCAACCAAAGATGGAaatctcttttttctttatattttttctccaagcagccagactgtttgtaatcttttaaagcaaTAGCGCTGCCAGATTTCAATGTTTTTGGGGGATATTGGCTACTGTTTCTCTCATTTTTCaggtccttttttttgtttgtttgtttgttaaaccCCTTCACACTGACTTATAAATTATTCAGAGCATAAAAAAGACACATAAGTCAAGGCATGAACCGGTTTTAAGTTCAAagttaaagggctttataagcATCTGTTGAGATTTTTTTATAGTCCTTACATTTCTCAGTTCAAACAACCCGCTCTTCTTATGATTGAAGCGTCAggcaattgttttttttgtttttttcttttgagccTCCACAAAGAAACATGGCTGTGTTGAACTTGCTTCATGGTACGCCCCTCACACCTGTTGGACATTGTTCTGGATTAGATCCTCAGACCTATACAGACACCTGCCAGCATACATTTGCTTTGACTGCACAGTCACTGAACCAATTAAAGCAACAGCCTGATGGTGTTTCCTCATCTTCCATTACAGAAGTGTAATTTGTGGTTTAGCGATGGACTCCCATGAACAACCGCATTCACATAAAAACCCCTAAAAGGCCAGCTTGTTGATGCAGTGCAGTGTTCTGCTGGGAAACGTTTAGCCCCGGCTTTCATGCggaatttatttttaaacttaCGTGGCTAAATATGCTGCAGATCAAGTGAATGCCACTTCTCCCACGGCAACAGCTCACTGTCCCACTCCACAAAAACTACTCGGACGCCGATCGCTCAACAGTTCAGGTTTCCACAGACAATACTGAAGGGAATCAAAATACAGAGAAAATTTAACTCTTCTTCAGGTGTGAAAATAAACTGCACAGCTGTACATATTTTGTAGATGGCTCAGTGTTTTTTCTACCGTCGCATGCCTCCACTTCTGCAGTCAGTAGGGGGAAATAGAGCTTTTACTGCAAGTTCCTGTATTTGTCCTCTTGCTGTTCAGGTTTATGGAGGACCTGCAGGCTGAGGTCCAGGAGATGGAGTTCCTGCAGTTTTCCAAAGGTATGGACACCATGAGAAGGGAAGACTTTGCTGAGTGGTTGCTACACTACACCAACGAAGAAGACAACGAGGTCTATTGGGAAAACATGAGGAAGAAGATCCCTGCTGGCCAGGTACAAAGACATCCACGTCTCATGTTAGTATAGAGATTTAATGTGGCCTGGACATGATCTGCCATGTTTTCCCTCCTAGAGCATCACGTTTGAGGAGTTCAAATCTTTCTGCCTGTTCACCAACAACCTGGAGGATTTTGCCTTTTCAATGAAGATGGTCTCTGGGGCCAACCGTCCTGTGGGAATGGGTAACGCCTCCCCGTCGGTCAGAACCGAGTAGATTTCTCCTGACAATGTACACGCTAGATGACCGCACTTGTCGTTCTTGTAATTGCAGCCCAGTTCAGGCGAGCTGTGAAGATCGCCACGGGCCATGACCTGTCAGAGAGCGTGCTGGACACTGTGTTCAAACTCTTTGACATGGATGGAGACAACTGCCTGAGCCATAAGGAGTTCATGGGAGTGATGACAGACAGAGTGCTGCGTGGCCTCAAGGTAAGATTAAAATATGTGTGCATCTAATCATAAGCTTTGCACTGTGCTGTAATGAAATGGAGGCTGAAAAAAGAGAAGGCAGGCAGCAGATCTGAGAGGATACGCATAGAATTTTACCTTTTTGTTCCTCTGCCTTTGTCCTGACTTCAGGTGCAGCCTCACAACAGCGTCCTTGGCTACTGGAAGTGTGTGAAGCGAGAGACGCTGAAGGGAGCTCAGGAAGCCCTGGGACACACCGGCAGCCCCATCTGAACCACGATCGTGTCCTTTAACACATCTGGCAGATATTTTACATTTCATATATTTATCATATACGTGGTGTGAATTATACAAGTATACACATGAAAAGATCAATAGGATATATACCACTgttttgtgtgcatgtttacATGTCAACAAATGTGTGGTTTAAAATTAAGATCTGTGGGTTTGGTTGTGGTTTTTATATTGTTTGGCAGTTTGAATGGAATGGCCGATCACCTTTGCACTGTACTCTTCTTCACAAGCACTTACAGATTCAAGTTGcagtcagttttttttccagaaagcAGATTAAAAACTCCCAGCTGTGGAACATTGAAATGGATTTCTGAGTGCACATTATCAGGTTCTGAGCCTGCTTTTTGCCCCGATTCTTTACGCATCGACAGGCAACACCAAAGTTTCCTGATCACATTAGTAACATGGCCGGCAGCATGCAgacgctttaaaaaaaaaaagaagtatttTGGGGTATTCTGGCTGTTGTTCCACTTCCTAAACAcacttttgcttctcagaagtCAGATCTGCTCCAATCTTTTCTCTGGCTCTGTAATCAGGTCATTTAAGTGCATGTAACCACCGTCAGTTGCTCAGTTTACATAAATGTTTAACTCTGGTTTAAGGGATACTCGCCAGTTGACGCGTTCGCTGGGCTGGCGTGGtgattgctgttttttttttttttttcatgcgcTTATCAAAATATTTATCAAATAAAGTTTTGAAAAGCACATCAGAGACTCCTGTCGGTAACAAAAGAGTACGCGGACTACAACTATGTTTTCATTTATTATAGAATTGACCTGTTAAGATCACATACGTATGTGGGGTTAACCATTAAAGATTGTGGCGCTAATTATCATACCATACATATAATTCAAAAAGTAAATAGACAAAAACAAGCTTACGTCTGTGATACGTGGACTAATTAGTGACCGATGACATGGTTGTCAGTGAATACAGCATACACAGCTACAATACAATAAAATTACACTGAGCATGAAGCCATCTTTGGTCTTCTTATCACTATAAACAAATACATAGAAATTTGTATTGTATCAAAAATAGAAATTACATAGCCATGTTGAAAGTAAATTCACATTATTGACATGAAACACGAGGAGAATACCTAAGAGACGTACTGTggggttacattttttttttaatagtttctTTTTGCCAACTCCTCAGCATTAAGGACCAAAtggtttctctgttttctgaaCATTCGTTTTTCCACAAGAGTTGCATGACTTGTCTGGCTGTCAATCAGTGTCGCTGTCCTGCATCATACGGAACAAAACGCTTTTATAACATTTATaccgaaaaagaaaatggaaataaaTGACAAATTAAGATTGTCAAACAAACAAGCGTGTGCTTTCAATCccggggtgttttttttttttttctctctttcttaaaAATGAGGCCTCTGCCACACCGGACAGAGAAAAGAGGGCGAGGTTTGGTCGGGGCCGGGCCGAGCGCAGACGCACAGGTGAGTCCCTCTCCGAGCGGGCGAGTCTTCAGTAACCAGTCTTTGTGTCGTGGTCCTCCCAGGGGGGTTCAGAGATACTCTGCTCTTGGAGGCACACATGATAAAAATGCAGCCAAAGTGGACCTCTGTTTGAGATAATAGGGAAGTGCTTTCAAAGTGTTTGATCCACtgtggagagaagaaaaacacgaATGAACCTGTGAAACTGACAATGGACTGCTTTGTTTTACATTCGACCATAGATACTCTGAGCAAACACCACCGATCGCTCAGCCCGACGGGGCAACTTCCGATTGTTCCCTCAACATAAAACCAGAGTCAAAATGATCCAACTTGGACGACACGAGAAACCAGGAGTCCTGCAACAAATGGTCTGAAGCCCGTATCGCCCCGATCTGAATGCCGTACAGTCCTTTTAAACCAAAGAAGCTCGAGAGCTGGTTCAGAGCTGGTGCTAAAGCCGTTTGACTTTCTGTCCACAACTTTGTTGatgctttttttctgcttgtaTTTCTGGCATTCGTTTCCATTCACTTACCTCTGCTTTTACAGATATTTTGCAGATGTTTACACTCTGATGTAAATTTCCAATTCAATTCTGGCTAATCGGAGCTAACAAACAGTGATTTCCTGAGTTATTTTGGAGAGAAAAAGActtgtttaaataaatcaaaaaaaTGAATCCATATTCACATTTAAAAGGGGAAATAATGAATGTCTTGAATTTCTACCCCCTCCAACTTTGATTCTGGCCTTTCCTTTTTAGAAGATGATTTCATTTCTGTGTTCATTTATTCTTGCTGAAGCAGCGGTTTAGATTGACCTTTTACTCTTTAAATTTACTCTCTTCTTGTCAGATTTGACCACTCTTCTACCTCTAAAATCAGCAGCATCAACCGGGGCAGCAACTACAGATACTTACTCTAGTTGACTGATTTATTGCTTATATTTTTCAGTGAGCCTGTATATCTAAGAGTATTTAGCATGACACTCATCACTGTCTCAGTATTTGTTATTGTACAGCATGGAGGCTAACGCCAACTCCTACGAATAAAACAGATGTTAATCAACCAAACACACTCTGTTCTACGACTCTATAACATCAAGCATTTGCCCATAAAAGGATTGATGTTTTGCTTTTAAGCTCATTTGTGTAACTGTGAAGGAAAAATGTTAAGTTGTTgagatacatacacacacacacacacacacacacgtttccTCCTCATCTTACCATTCACCACAGCAGGATGGAGACGTCAAGGATCACTCTCCTTCTTTACTGTCACATCTCCATCTCCAGCCAGGATGGTTGAGATCTCTCCCTGCATGAAGGCCCAAGGCACGGTGGATCCTGCCAGGGGGCAGCGCTCTCCGCTGGGGCAGTACACCTCCCCTCCTTGACCCTGGCTGCGAATAAATCCTCGCGTACAGGGGAAACAGAACTTGTGGTGTGGGACAGAGGGACACTGGACAAAGTGCGTGTCCTCCAGACGCTCTCTGCAGAGGGTGCAGCAGAGCAGGGTGCCCTGCGCGCTGCTCGTAGACTCTCCCGCGTTGGTGTTGCTGCTCTGCCCCACCGCACTCAAACCCTGCCCCATGGCAGCCTGGGAGACTGAGGTGGAGGCAGTAGATGGGCTGCTGCTGGTGGAGCGCCCAGCTGCAGACGAGTGGGCTTGGGACATGCTGGGGCTGTCTCTGGCCATCTGACTAGAGCTCAGGCTTTCTGCAACTCCCATTAGTGCCGAGATGGGCGAGGGCTGGCTGTGTAGACGTGGTGGACCCTCTTGGGGGGCTGCCATGCCAGGAAGGGGTTCGATGCTTGTATAAGGACCTCGAGGCCAGGGTTCTCTTGTTAGGTGATCAGGCCTCCCCTCACTCTCTCCATTCTCTGAGCCCGGAGAAGCCTTGCGACGCCTGGTGGTGCCCTTTGCTGGCCCGGGGCGTCCAGCAGCTGCCAGAGGCAGCACCGCATCTGGCAGTGGCAGAACCTCTGGGATTGGGGGCTCTTTAAACATCCTCACACCATCATTCAGCAGCTCAGATAGCCCACGCCAGTCTCCTGTGCCTTGCCTCTTCTCATATTCCACATAGCGCAGCCCAGAGTTCACTGCTTTACCTGCATCTTTGGCCGAATCGCGGAACATCTGCCTGACCAAGTCTGGGATTCCTGAGAAGATTATTCCAGAGCCGGCAGGATACTCCACGAACACCTTCAGCTCGAACTCTGGGGTTGCGTTGGCATCGAAGGCCAGCACGCGGCCCATCAGATTATGGTCTTTCCTGAAGCGCACATTAAAGGGGATGCAGCTGCTGAGAGCTATGAGCACATCCCGGACTGCTTTGGGACGGTTTGGCCAACCCTCCACCCTGCAGCGAGACACTTCACTAAGTTCAGCCATCATTTCATTGTTCCTCCACACAGCTGGATCTATACCCACAAGAGCAGAGGTGCTAGCTCCCACACCAA encodes:
- the micu2 gene encoding calcium uptake protein 2, mitochondrial isoform X1, with amino-acid sequence MASWGKFAGVFRNVLRSSRTLRSFSVRRAVSPGILGSAIGTGAIFYYQYHANSKTLPFAVHAEEEKEVTAPVQSARKIRFIQFASVVYEQEPYMTPRDFLYSVMLENVDRKLQKRILTTEDVNDMLIAAQKARPGSDLFRTLGDSGLISYTEYLFLLTILTKPGTGFHIAFKMLDVDGNEHVDRKEFLKLKKIISKSKSKQAKETAEMEEGKGVNTSLEAYFFGKKGDDKLQYKEFRRFMEDLQAEVQEMEFLQFSKGMDTMRREDFAEWLLHYTNEEDNEVYWENMRKKIPAGQSITFEEFKSFCLFTNNLEDFAFSMKMVSGANRPVGMAQFRRAVKIATGHDLSESVLDTVFKLFDMDGDNCLSHKEFMGVMTDRVLRGLKVQPHNSVLGYWKCVKRETLKGAQEALGHTGSPI
- the micu2 gene encoding calcium uptake protein 2, mitochondrial isoform X2; this translates as MASWGKFAGVFRNVLRSSRTLRSFSVRRAVSPGILGSAIGTGAIFYYQYHANSKTLPFAVHAEEEKEVTAPVQSARKIRFIQFASVVYEQEPYMTPRDFLYSVMLENVDRLISYTEYLFLLTILTKPGTGFHIAFKMLDVDGNEHVDRKEFLKLKKIISKSKSKQAKETAEMEEGKGVNTSLEAYFFGKKGDDKLQYKEFRRFMEDLQAEVQEMEFLQFSKGMDTMRREDFAEWLLHYTNEEDNEVYWENMRKKIPAGQSITFEEFKSFCLFTNNLEDFAFSMKMVSGANRPVGMAQFRRAVKIATGHDLSESVLDTVFKLFDMDGDNCLSHKEFMGVMTDRVLRGLKVQPHNSVLGYWKCVKRETLKGAQEALGHTGSPI
- the LOC142401208 gene encoding interferon regulatory factor 2-binding protein 1-like, encoding MSSASQSSSRRQWCYLCDLPKMPWAMLWEFSEAVCRGCVNYDGADRIELLIETARQLKSTHGVLDGRSPGPQQVKPSSVGPVEAGRQHGERVDRGRGEYGVSSRLPNGLHRPEDVALSEGSRQSPNTRRIVAGAVPSLHGTISHALIAQGLVAAPHGLLTPLSGSRAGATPIAVSAGTIMGDVGRRQAVSLGVGASTSALVGIDPAVWRNNEMMAELSEVSRCRVEGWPNRPKAVRDVLIALSSCIPFNVRFRKDHNLMGRVLAFDANATPEFELKVFVEYPAGSGIIFSGIPDLVRQMFRDSAKDAGKAVNSGLRYVEYEKRQGTGDWRGLSELLNDGVRMFKEPPIPEVLPLPDAVLPLAAAGRPGPAKGTTRRRKASPGSENGESEGRPDHLTREPWPRGPYTSIEPLPGMAAPQEGPPRLHSQPSPISALMGVAESLSSSQMARDSPSMSQAHSSAAGRSTSSSPSTASTSVSQAAMGQGLSAVGQSSNTNAGESTSSAQGTLLCCTLCRERLEDTHFVQCPSVPHHKFCFPCTRGFIRSQGQGGEVYCPSGERCPLAGSTVPWAFMQGEISTILAGDGDVTVKKESDP